The following proteins are co-located in the Streptomyces sp. NBC_00435 genome:
- a CDS encoding ABC transporter permease: MSPRNPVSPERPPGEHEVNGHVFRDPELTEAAELQAPAARPGRRLTWTQLVTLPIVLALVLLATYLWITNTTLDTIAENSLTDGNVELRLWQHIQLTAVSTFWVLIIAIPLGIALTRRGLSRAAPLVTAIANIGQATPAIGLLALLVIWLGIGPSTAIIGMVAYAVLPVLSNTVAGLRQIDPQLVEASRGIGMSSMGTLLKVELPLAVPLILAGVRTALVLNVGTATLATFGGGGGLGDLITSGIQTQRMPVLVLGSVLTVSLALFVDWLASLAETVLTPRGLEA, encoded by the coding sequence ATGAGCCCGCGCAACCCCGTCTCCCCCGAGCGCCCGCCGGGCGAGCACGAGGTCAACGGGCACGTCTTCCGGGATCCGGAGCTGACCGAGGCCGCGGAACTCCAGGCCCCGGCCGCCCGGCCCGGGCGCCGGCTCACCTGGACCCAGCTGGTGACCCTGCCGATCGTGCTGGCGCTGGTGCTGCTGGCCACGTACCTGTGGATCACCAACACCACCCTCGACACGATCGCCGAGAACTCCCTCACCGACGGCAACGTCGAGCTCCGGCTGTGGCAGCACATCCAGCTCACCGCCGTCTCCACCTTCTGGGTGCTGATCATCGCGATCCCGCTCGGCATCGCCCTCACCCGGCGCGGCCTGAGCCGCGCGGCCCCGCTGGTCACCGCGATCGCCAACATCGGCCAGGCCACCCCGGCCATCGGACTGCTGGCCCTGCTCGTCATCTGGCTCGGCATCGGCCCCTCGACGGCGATCATCGGCATGGTGGCCTACGCCGTCCTGCCCGTGCTGTCCAACACCGTCGCGGGACTGCGCCAGATCGACCCCCAGCTGGTGGAGGCCTCGCGCGGGATCGGCATGTCCTCCATGGGGACCCTGCTGAAGGTGGAACTGCCGCTGGCCGTCCCGCTGATCCTGGCCGGCGTGCGGACGGCCCTCGTCCTCAACGTCGGCACGGCCACCCTTGCCACCTTCGGCGGCGGCGGGGGCCTGGGAGACCTGATCACCTCCGGGATCCAGACACAGCGGATGCCGGTGCTGGTGCTGGGCTCGGTGCTGACCGTGTCGCTGGCGCTGTTCGTGGACTGGCTGGCCTCACTCGCCGAGACGGTCCTGACGCCGCGCGGACTGGAGGCGTAG
- a CDS encoding glycine betaine ABC transporter substrate-binding protein: MRRLGTRTAAAACAALLPLLALAGCGLKSGSPMVDDVVPGSVGRGQPLKGASLTVTSKNFSENIVLGQMIGLIFKAAGAEVLDRTNLPGSISAREAIRQGDADAMYEYTGTAWITYLGNDKPIADPYEQWEAVRDADVKNGVAWLPPSTLNNTYTLAISKKNNAKYGLKTMSDVAALAAKDPSAVTLCVENEFASREDGLPGMEKAYGMKIPAGNIMKMDAGIIYTQVSKSDSCLLGEAFTTDGRIKAMDLDTLADDRHFFPNYNAAPELHAKTLAKYPTIAGLLDPLSKRLTTETAQRLNALVDVEGRDPHDVAKEWLVAEGFIKEG, translated from the coding sequence ATGCGCAGGCTCGGCACACGGACGGCCGCCGCGGCCTGCGCGGCCCTGCTGCCGCTGCTGGCCCTCGCGGGCTGCGGGCTCAAGAGCGGGTCCCCGATGGTGGACGACGTCGTACCGGGCTCGGTCGGCCGGGGGCAGCCACTCAAGGGCGCCTCGCTCACGGTCACCTCGAAGAACTTCAGCGAGAACATCGTGCTCGGCCAGATGATCGGCCTGATCTTCAAGGCGGCCGGCGCCGAGGTGCTGGACCGCACCAACCTGCCCGGCTCGATCAGCGCGCGCGAGGCGATCCGGCAGGGCGACGCCGACGCCATGTACGAGTACACGGGCACGGCGTGGATCACCTATCTGGGCAACGACAAGCCCATCGCCGACCCTTACGAGCAGTGGGAGGCGGTGCGGGACGCGGACGTGAAGAACGGTGTGGCCTGGCTGCCGCCGTCCACGCTCAACAACACCTACACGCTCGCCATCAGCAAGAAGAACAACGCCAAGTACGGGCTGAAGACCATGTCGGACGTGGCGGCGCTGGCGGCGAAGGACCCGTCGGCGGTGACGCTCTGCGTGGAGAACGAGTTCGCCTCGCGCGAGGACGGGCTGCCGGGGATGGAGAAGGCGTACGGGATGAAGATCCCGGCGGGCAACATCATGAAGATGGACGCCGGGATCATCTACACGCAGGTCTCCAAGTCCGATTCCTGCCTGCTCGGCGAGGCCTTCACCACGGACGGCCGGATCAAGGCCATGGACCTGGACACCCTCGCCGACGACCGGCACTTCTTCCCCAACTACAACGCGGCGCCCGAGCTGCACGCGAAGACGCTGGCCAAGTACCCGACCATCGCCGGCCTGCTGGACCCGCTGTCGAAGCGGCTGACGACGGAGACGGCGCAGCGGCTCAACGCGCTGGTGGACGTGGAGGGGCGGGATCCGCACGACGTGGCGAAGGAGTGGCTGGTGGCGGAGGGGTTCATCAAGGAAGGCTGA
- a CDS encoding ArsR/SmtB family transcription factor, which translates to MPEKSAESPKSAGKPAEKAAEPQIRKLDAHSLRGLAHPLRMRLLGTLRLHGPATASQLAEQLGESSGATSYHLRQLAAYGFIEDAPEHGKGRERWWRPAQDGTAFDEALIYDADPATRGAAEVFLSEIVKIHEQELSSWLGDAHTWSVDWRRGSELSDFSLQLTAAQSHELVLKMHDLINSYRDLPPSEGTETVRIHTHAFPVRTK; encoded by the coding sequence ATGCCCGAGAAGAGCGCCGAGTCCCCCAAGTCCGCCGGGAAGCCGGCCGAGAAGGCCGCCGAGCCCCAGATCCGCAAGCTCGACGCCCACTCCCTGCGCGGCCTGGCCCATCCGCTGCGCATGCGCCTGCTGGGCACCCTGCGCCTGCACGGGCCGGCCACCGCCTCGCAACTCGCGGAGCAGCTCGGGGAATCGAGCGGGGCCACCAGCTACCACCTGCGCCAGCTCGCCGCGTACGGGTTCATCGAGGACGCCCCGGAGCACGGCAAGGGACGCGAGCGCTGGTGGCGGCCCGCCCAGGACGGCACCGCGTTCGACGAGGCACTGATCTACGACGCCGACCCCGCCACACGGGGCGCCGCGGAAGTGTTCCTGTCCGAGATCGTGAAGATCCACGAGCAGGAGCTGTCCTCCTGGCTGGGCGACGCGCACACCTGGTCGGTGGACTGGCGGCGCGGTTCGGAGCTCAGCGACTTCTCGCTGCAGCTGACCGCCGCGCAGAGCCACGAGCTGGTCCTCAAGATGCACGACCTGATCAACAGCTACCGCGATCTGCCGCCCTCGGAAGGCACGGAGACGGTCCGCATCCACACCCACGCCTTCCCGGTCCGCACCAAGTAG
- a CDS encoding MFS transporter — MSRRPFTAVLLANTISIAGSSLTLIGVPWFVLQTTGSAGQAGIVAFCATLPVAVAALVGGPVIDRLGRRRVSAASDLICGLSVAAIPLLHYAGLLEFWMLCALMAVGGLVHTPGLAARYVLLPHLAEHAGTTVARAASLYDAVSRGARMIGAALAGVLIATVGAESVLLIDAVSFGASALLVTAFLRGIPAAEPQRAAGKVSLAGYRAELAEGWRFMTRTRLLLGVTVMVMMTNGLDQGWSSVLLPVHGREALGGATALGLMVALFGGFALLGALLYGAWGERLPRRAVFAAAFLLCGAPRYMVAAFTDTPLPLAVTMALSGLGAGMLNPILTTVTLEKVPDALRSRVAGVTQAGCELTMPLGGLAAGLLVDGFGVTRALLVFGGVYFLATLSPLVFPAWRAMDAPRISRTEPLRPSAAPAVRSPHPSAR; from the coding sequence GTGAGCCGTCGCCCCTTCACCGCCGTCCTGCTCGCCAACACCATTTCGATAGCGGGGAGTTCCCTCACCCTCATCGGTGTCCCGTGGTTCGTGCTCCAGACCACGGGCAGCGCCGGCCAGGCCGGGATCGTCGCCTTCTGCGCCACCCTGCCCGTCGCCGTGGCCGCCCTCGTCGGCGGCCCCGTCATCGACCGGCTCGGCCGCCGCCGGGTCTCGGCCGCCTCCGACCTGATCTGCGGGCTGTCCGTCGCCGCGATCCCGCTGCTGCACTACGCGGGGCTGCTGGAGTTCTGGATGCTGTGCGCCCTGATGGCCGTCGGTGGGCTCGTGCACACCCCCGGACTCGCCGCGCGCTACGTCCTGCTCCCCCACCTCGCCGAGCACGCCGGCACCACCGTGGCCCGCGCCGCCAGCCTCTACGACGCCGTCTCGCGCGGAGCCCGCATGATCGGGGCCGCGCTGGCCGGCGTACTGATCGCCACCGTCGGTGCCGAATCGGTCCTGCTCATCGACGCGGTCAGCTTCGGCGCGTCCGCGCTGCTGGTCACCGCGTTCCTGCGCGGGATCCCGGCGGCCGAGCCGCAGCGCGCCGCCGGGAAGGTGTCGCTGGCCGGCTACCGGGCCGAACTCGCCGAGGGCTGGCGGTTCATGACCCGTACGCGGCTGCTGCTCGGCGTCACCGTGATGGTGATGATGACCAACGGCCTCGACCAGGGCTGGTCCTCGGTGCTGCTGCCCGTGCACGGCCGCGAAGCCCTCGGCGGAGCCACCGCGCTGGGCCTGATGGTCGCCCTCTTCGGCGGGTTCGCACTGCTGGGCGCCCTGCTCTACGGAGCGTGGGGCGAGCGGCTGCCCCGTAGGGCCGTCTTCGCGGCGGCCTTCCTGCTGTGCGGAGCCCCGCGTTACATGGTCGCCGCCTTCACCGACACCCCGCTGCCCCTCGCGGTGACGATGGCCCTGTCCGGGCTGGGCGCGGGCATGCTCAACCCGATCCTGACCACGGTGACGCTGGAGAAGGTGCCCGACGCGCTGCGCAGCCGGGTCGCGGGCGTGACCCAGGCGGGCTGCGAGCTGACGATGCCGCTGGGCGGGCTGGCGGCCGGGCTGCTGGTCGACGGCTTCGGGGTGACGCGGGCGCTGCTGGTCTTCGGCGGGGTGTACTTCCTCGCCACGCTCTCGCCGCTGGTGTTCCCCGCCTGGCGGGCCATGGACGCCCCGCGGATCAGCAGGACGGAACCGCTCCGCCCTTCTGCAGCGCCCGCAGTGCGTTCACCGCATCCGTCAGCGAGGTGA
- a CDS encoding S16 family serine protease encodes MLSRLTRLPRPTALAVCAVPVLALFAVAAFAPLPFVIAQPGLTADVLGSRDGKQVISITGAPVRETTGQLRMTTIQATGPSTSVTLPELAGDWFDTTRAVMPREAVYPSGGSDEEIEEHNLEEMTKSQSTASEAALGFLHKDPKDVKVELNLADVGGPSAGLLFSLGIVDKLDGNGSGGDLTGGRTIAGTGTISGDGEVGAVGGVALKTQAARRDGASVFLVPEAECSDAKSELPEGLRLVPVTSLTDAVNALRALQKGGAVPSC; translated from the coding sequence GTGCTCTCTCGCCTCACACGTCTGCCGCGTCCCACCGCCCTCGCCGTCTGCGCCGTGCCGGTGCTGGCGCTGTTCGCCGTCGCGGCCTTCGCCCCGCTGCCCTTCGTGATCGCGCAGCCGGGCCTCACGGCCGACGTGCTCGGGTCCCGGGACGGCAAGCAGGTCATCAGCATCACCGGGGCGCCCGTCCGCGAGACCACCGGCCAGCTGCGGATGACCACCATCCAGGCGACCGGCCCCTCCACCTCCGTCACCCTGCCCGAGCTGGCCGGTGACTGGTTCGACACCACCCGGGCGGTCATGCCCCGGGAGGCCGTCTACCCGTCGGGCGGAAGCGACGAGGAGATCGAGGAGCACAACCTGGAGGAGATGACCAAGTCGCAGTCGACGGCCTCCGAGGCCGCGCTCGGTTTCCTCCACAAGGACCCCAAGGACGTGAAGGTCGAGCTGAACCTCGCCGACGTCGGCGGCCCGAGCGCCGGCCTGCTCTTCTCCCTCGGCATCGTCGACAAGCTCGACGGGAACGGCAGCGGTGGCGATCTCACCGGCGGTCGCACCATCGCCGGTACGGGCACCATCAGCGGGGACGGCGAGGTCGGTGCGGTCGGCGGGGTGGCCCTGAAGACCCAGGCCGCGCGGCGCGACGGCGCGAGCGTGTTCCTCGTACCGGAGGCGGAGTGCTCGGACGCGAAGTCCGAACTCCCCGAGGGGCTTCGGCTGGTCCCCGTCACCTCGCTGACGGATGCGGTGAACGCACTGCGGGCGCTGCAGAAGGGCGGAGCGGTTCCGTCCTGCTGA
- a CDS encoding IclR family transcriptional regulator: MTAETSQTLDRGLRVLKLLADTDHGLTVTELSNRLGVNRTVVYRLLATLEQHALVRRDLGGRARVGLGVLRLGRQVHPLVREAALPALRSLAEDIGATAHLTLVDGTEALAVAVVEPTWTDYHVAYRPGFRHPLDRGAAGRAILAARQGTLIEPGYTLTHGELEAGASGAAAPLVGITGLEGSVGVVMLADAVPERVGPRVVDAAREVADALR; the protein is encoded by the coding sequence GTGACCGCGGAAACCTCCCAGACTCTCGACCGAGGACTCCGAGTTCTCAAACTGCTCGCCGACACCGACCACGGTCTGACCGTCACCGAGCTCTCCAACCGCCTCGGTGTGAACCGCACCGTGGTCTACCGCCTCCTGGCCACCCTCGAACAGCACGCCCTGGTCCGCCGCGACCTCGGCGGCCGCGCCCGCGTCGGGCTCGGCGTCCTGCGGCTGGGCCGCCAGGTCCACCCGCTGGTGCGCGAGGCGGCCCTGCCCGCGCTGCGCTCCCTCGCCGAGGACATCGGTGCCACCGCGCACCTGACCCTCGTGGACGGGACCGAGGCGCTCGCCGTGGCGGTCGTGGAGCCGACCTGGACCGACTACCACGTCGCCTACCGGCCCGGCTTCCGTCACCCCCTCGATCGCGGGGCCGCCGGCCGGGCCATCCTGGCCGCCCGTCAGGGCACGCTCATCGAGCCCGGCTACACGCTCACCCACGGGGAGCTGGAAGCGGGCGCCAGCGGGGCCGCGGCGCCCCTGGTGGGCATCACCGGGCTCGAGGGCAGCGTCGGCGTCGTCATGCTGGCCGATGCCGTGCCCGAGCGGGTCGGCCCGCGCGTGGTGGACGCCGCCCGTGAGGTGGCCGACGCCCTGCGCTGA
- a CDS encoding DEAD/DEAH box helicase produces the protein MTTTASHHLSPAFPGRAPWGTASALRAWQQGALDRYLETQPRDFLAVATPGAGKTTFALTLASWLLHHHVVQQVTVVAPTEHLKKQWAEAAARIGIRLDPDYSAGPLSKDYHGVAVTYAGVGVRPMLHRNRCEQRKTLVILDEIHHAGDSKSWGEACLEAFDPATRRLALTGTPFRSDTNPIPFVAYEEGNDGIRRSSADYTYGYGNALGDGVVRPVIFLSYSGNMRWRTKAGDEIAARLGEPMTKDAISQAWRTALDARGDWMPNVLRAADQRLTEVRKGIPDAGGLVIAADQDSARAYAKLIREITGTKATVVLSDDTGASKRIDEFAASNDRWMVAVRMVSEGVDVPRLAVGVYATTISTPLFFAQAVGRFVRSRRRGETASVFLPTIPYLLGFANEMEVERDHVLDKPKKQGEEDPYADSEKEMDEANKQEDEDTGDEEQMSFEALESDAVFDRVLYDGAEFGMQAHPGSEEEQDYLGIPGLLEPDQVQMLLQKRQSRQIAHSRRKPDSEADLLELPADRRPVVSHKELLELRKSLNTMVGAYVHQSGKPHGVIHTELRRVCGGPPSAEATAGQLRERIKKVQEWATRMR, from the coding sequence GTGACTACTACCGCCTCCCACCACCTCTCACCCGCCTTCCCCGGCCGCGCGCCGTGGGGTACCGCCAGCGCCCTGCGAGCTTGGCAGCAGGGTGCGCTGGACCGGTACCTGGAGACCCAGCCGCGCGACTTCCTCGCCGTCGCCACCCCCGGCGCCGGCAAGACCACCTTCGCGCTGACCCTCGCCTCGTGGCTGCTGCACCACCACGTGGTGCAGCAGGTGACCGTCGTCGCGCCCACCGAGCACCTGAAGAAGCAGTGGGCGGAGGCCGCCGCCCGGATAGGGATCCGGCTGGACCCCGACTACTCCGCGGGCCCGCTCAGCAAGGACTACCACGGGGTCGCGGTCACGTACGCGGGCGTGGGCGTCCGCCCGATGCTGCACCGCAACCGGTGCGAGCAGCGCAAGACCCTGGTCATCCTCGACGAGATCCACCACGCCGGTGACTCGAAGTCCTGGGGCGAGGCGTGCCTGGAGGCCTTCGACCCGGCGACCCGGCGGCTCGCGCTCACCGGTACGCCCTTCCGGTCCGACACCAATCCGATTCCCTTCGTGGCCTATGAGGAAGGGAACGACGGGATCCGGCGGTCCTCCGCCGACTACACCTACGGCTACGGGAACGCGCTCGGCGACGGGGTCGTGCGGCCCGTCATCTTCCTCTCCTACAGCGGCAACATGCGCTGGCGCACCAAGGCGGGCGACGAGATCGCCGCGCGCCTCGGCGAACCGATGACCAAGGACGCCATCTCCCAGGCCTGGCGTACGGCGCTCGACGCGCGCGGCGACTGGATGCCGAACGTGCTGCGCGCCGCCGACCAGCGGCTGACGGAGGTCAGGAAGGGCATCCCGGACGCCGGCGGGCTCGTGATCGCCGCCGACCAGGACTCGGCGCGCGCGTACGCCAAGCTGATCCGCGAGATCACGGGCACCAAGGCGACCGTGGTGCTCTCCGACGACACGGGCGCCTCGAAGCGGATCGACGAGTTCGCCGCGAGCAACGACCGCTGGATGGTCGCGGTCCGCATGGTGTCCGAGGGCGTCGACGTACCGAGGCTCGCGGTCGGCGTGTACGCCACCACCATCTCGACGCCGCTGTTCTTCGCACAGGCCGTCGGGCGCTTCGTGCGTTCGCGCAGGCGCGGCGAGACGGCATCGGTGTTCCTGCCGACCATCCCCTACCTGCTGGGCTTCGCGAACGAGATGGAGGTCGAGCGCGACCACGTCCTCGACAAGCCGAAGAAGCAGGGCGAGGAGGACCCGTACGCCGACTCCGAGAAGGAAATGGACGAGGCGAACAAGCAGGAGGACGAGGACACCGGCGACGAGGAGCAGATGTCCTTCGAGGCGCTGGAATCCGACGCCGTCTTCGACCGGGTCCTCTACGACGGCGCCGAGTTCGGCATGCAGGCCCACCCGGGCAGTGAAGAGGAGCAGGACTACCTCGGCATCCCCGGGCTGCTGGAGCCCGACCAGGTGCAGATGCTGCTCCAGAAGCGGCAGTCGCGGCAGATCGCGCACAGCAGGCGCAAGCCGGACTCGGAGGCGGACCTGCTGGAGCTGCCGGCCGACCGGCGCCCGGTGGTCTCGCACAAGGAACTGCTGGAGCTGAGGAAGTCCCTGAACACGATGGTCGGCGCGTACGTCCACCAGAGCGGGAAGCCGCACGGGGTGATCCACACCGAGCTGCGCCGGGTGTGCGGCGGACCGCCGAGCGCGGAGGCCACCGCGGGACAGCTGCGGGAGCGCATCAAGAAGGTCCAGGAGTGGGCCACCCGCATGCGGTGA
- a CDS encoding type II toxin-antitoxin system death-on-curing family toxin — protein MIRFLTLGEVLDLARPACRAQDQPVELRAPGLLESAVHRPRARMFGTPAYADTYEQAAALLHAIATNHPLVDGNKRTAWLAAATFLAVNGIDPADVDQDTAYDLVIDVAAGSEADVARIAERLRALVRQA, from the coding sequence ATGATCAGGTTCCTGACCCTCGGCGAGGTGCTCGATCTCGCCCGGCCCGCCTGCCGCGCCCAGGACCAGCCCGTCGAGCTGCGCGCCCCCGGGCTGCTGGAGTCGGCGGTACACCGGCCGCGGGCCCGGATGTTCGGGACGCCGGCGTACGCGGACACGTACGAGCAGGCGGCCGCCCTGCTGCACGCGATCGCCACGAACCACCCCCTCGTCGACGGGAACAAGCGCACCGCCTGGCTCGCCGCCGCGACCTTCCTCGCCGTCAACGGCATCGATCCCGCCGACGTCGACCAGGACACGGCCTACGACCTGGTCATCGACGTGGCGGCCGGTTCGGAGGCGGACGTCGCGCGGATCGCGGAGCGGCTGCGCGCCCTGGTCCGGCAGGCCTGA
- a CDS encoding MFS transporter, with product MSVLPKRATAPVPVPPRPRGGVLGPAYRTLSIGVISVVFLIAFEATAVGTAMPVAARELEGIGLYAFAFSAYFTTSLFGMVLSGQWADRQGPLRPLTVGIGAFAAGLVCSGTAGAMWMFVLGRAVQGFGGGLVIVALYVVVSRAYEERLRPAIMAAFAASWVVPSIVGPLASGTVTEHLGWRWVFLGIPALVFVPLAVALPAIRRSASGPVDPQAPPVAFDRRRIRLALGISVGAGLLQYAAQDLRWLSLLPGLAGVALLVPAVLGLLPRGTYRARRGLPSVVLLRGVAAGSFIAAESFVPLMLVTQRGLSPTLAGFSLALGGVTWAAGSWVQSKGRVAPYRQRLMVLGMVMVAAAIAGAPAVLVEWVPVWTMALVWALGCLGMGLVIGSTSVLLLKLSAPEEAGENSAALQISDALANVVLLAAGGAAFGALGGGAVGAAHSVAEGGGAAHPAAFVVVFLPMACVALVGCWVATRLDPVPAAAPGSETGAAADAGAAADAGAGAEDGVKA from the coding sequence ATGAGCGTCCTCCCGAAGCGAGCCACCGCACCCGTCCCCGTTCCGCCCCGGCCCCGGGGCGGGGTCCTCGGGCCCGCGTACCGGACGCTCAGCATCGGGGTCATCTCCGTCGTCTTCCTGATCGCCTTCGAGGCCACCGCCGTCGGGACCGCGATGCCCGTGGCCGCGCGGGAGCTGGAGGGGATCGGGCTCTACGCCTTCGCCTTCTCCGCCTACTTCACCACCAGCCTGTTCGGGATGGTGCTCTCCGGGCAGTGGGCCGACCGGCAGGGGCCGCTGCGGCCGCTGACCGTGGGGATCGGCGCCTTCGCCGCCGGGCTGGTGTGCTCCGGTACCGCCGGGGCGATGTGGATGTTCGTGCTCGGGCGGGCCGTGCAGGGGTTCGGTGGCGGGCTGGTCATCGTCGCGCTCTACGTGGTCGTCAGCCGGGCCTACGAGGAGCGGCTGCGCCCCGCGATCATGGCGGCCTTCGCCGCGAGCTGGGTCGTGCCCTCGATCGTCGGACCGCTGGCCTCGGGCACGGTGACCGAGCACCTCGGGTGGCGCTGGGTCTTCCTCGGGATACCCGCGCTGGTCTTCGTACCGCTCGCGGTGGCGCTGCCGGCGATACGCCGGAGCGCGTCGGGGCCGGTGGACCCGCAGGCCCCGCCCGTGGCGTTCGACCGGCGGCGGATCCGGCTGGCCCTCGGGATCTCGGTCGGTGCGGGGCTGCTCCAGTACGCCGCCCAGGACCTCCGGTGGCTGTCGCTGCTCCCGGGCCTCGCGGGTGTGGCCCTGCTGGTGCCCGCCGTGCTGGGGCTGCTGCCTCGCGGGACCTACCGGGCGCGGCGCGGGCTGCCCTCGGTGGTGCTCCTGCGTGGGGTGGCGGCGGGGTCGTTCATCGCGGCGGAGAGCTTCGTTCCGCTGATGCTGGTCACCCAGCGGGGGCTGAGCCCGACCCTGGCCGGCTTCTCGCTCGCGCTGGGCGGGGTGACGTGGGCGGCGGGCTCGTGGGTGCAGTCGAAGGGGCGGGTGGCGCCGTACCGCCAGCGGCTGATGGTGCTCGGCATGGTCATGGTCGCGGCCGCGATCGCGGGGGCGCCGGCGGTGCTCGTGGAGTGGGTGCCTGTGTGGACGATGGCGCTGGTGTGGGCGCTGGGGTGCCTGGGGATGGGGCTGGTGATCGGCTCCACGAGCGTGCTGCTGCTGAAGCTGTCGGCGCCGGAGGAGGCGGGGGAGAACTCCGCCGCGCTGCAGATCTCGGACGCCCTGGCCAACGTGGTGCTGCTGGCGGCCGGTGGGGCGGCGTTCGGCGCGCTGGGCGGGGGAGCGGTGGGAGCGGCGCACTCCGTGGCGGAGGGCGGTGGCGCTGCGCACCCGGCCGCGTTCGTGGTGGTCTTCCTCCCGATGGCCTGCGTGGCTCTGGTGGGGTGCTGGGTGGCGACCCGGCTGGACCCCGTCCCGGCAGCGGCGCCGGGCAGTGAGACCGGGGCCGCCGCCGACGCCGGGGCCGCCGCTGACGCCGGGGCCGGGGCCGAGGACGGCGTCAAGGCCTGA
- a CDS encoding tyrosine-type recombinase/integrase, which translates to MTENTRTRQPNGRSSIYLGKDGKWHGRVTVGVRDDGTPDRRHVERKTRAEVTLAVQELEKARDAKTVRKPGKAMTVKAWLTHWIENVAPLGVNDNTMVGYGVAVRKHLIPGLGAHRLDRLTPEHIEIFYAKLQASGRKAATAHQVHRTFRTALNEAVRRGHLGKNPVQLAKAPKADDYEAEPYTVKEVQRLLEAAGRERNSARWAVALALGLRQGEVLALKWEDVDLEGGFLVVRRSRHRPQYAHGCSAPCGRKAGYCPEKRRSNPETSVTKSRAGRRAVGLPEQLVDLLRAHRKAQAAERKTVGKRWVEGDWVFPDEHGRSPSHRRDWAEWKALLVAAKVRDGRLHDARHTAATVLLILGVPERAVMGLMGWSTTAMAARYQHMVDAVRTDVARQVDGLIWKSGDESSQM; encoded by the coding sequence ATGACAGAGAACACGCGGACCCGCCAGCCCAACGGCCGCAGCTCCATCTACCTCGGAAAGGACGGGAAGTGGCACGGCCGTGTCACGGTCGGCGTGCGCGACGACGGCACACCTGACCGGCGCCACGTCGAGCGCAAGACCCGTGCTGAGGTCACGCTCGCCGTGCAGGAGCTGGAGAAGGCGCGGGATGCCAAGACCGTGCGCAAGCCGGGCAAGGCCATGACCGTCAAGGCCTGGCTGACGCACTGGATCGAGAACGTCGCCCCGCTCGGGGTCAACGACAACACGATGGTCGGGTACGGAGTGGCTGTGCGGAAGCACCTCATCCCCGGCCTGGGAGCTCATCGCCTCGACAGGCTCACGCCCGAGCACATCGAGATCTTCTATGCGAAGTTGCAGGCCAGCGGCCGAAAGGCTGCGACCGCCCACCAGGTGCACCGCACCTTCCGTACCGCACTCAACGAGGCGGTCCGCCGCGGTCACCTCGGCAAGAACCCGGTCCAGTTGGCCAAGGCGCCGAAGGCGGACGACTACGAGGCGGAGCCCTACACCGTGAAAGAGGTACAGCGACTGCTGGAGGCCGCTGGCAGGGAACGTAATTCGGCGCGCTGGGCCGTCGCGCTCGCCCTCGGGCTTCGTCAGGGGGAGGTGCTGGCCCTGAAGTGGGAGGACGTAGATCTTGAGGGTGGGTTCCTTGTGGTCCGCCGTAGTCGCCACCGCCCGCAGTACGCGCACGGGTGCAGCGCCCCGTGTGGCCGGAAAGCCGGGTACTGCCCGGAGAAGCGGCGCAGCAACCCGGAGACCTCTGTGACCAAGTCGCGCGCCGGCCGCCGCGCGGTCGGTCTCCCGGAACAGCTCGTTGACCTTCTGCGAGCCCACCGCAAGGCTCAAGCCGCAGAGCGGAAGACGGTCGGGAAGCGCTGGGTAGAAGGTGACTGGGTATTCCCTGACGAGCACGGGCGCAGCCCTTCCCACCGGAGGGACTGGGCCGAGTGGAAGGCTCTGCTCGTGGCAGCGAAGGTTCGTGACGGGCGCCTGCACGACGCGAGGCACACTGCCGCCACGGTGCTGCTCATCCTCGGCGTCCCCGAGCGGGCCGTCATGGGCCTCATGGGCTGGTCGACCACGGCCATGGCCGCGCGGTATCAGCACATGGTCGACGCGGTACGGACCGATGTGGCCCGGCAGGTGGACGGTCTGATCTGGAAGTCTGGTGACGAGAGCTCGCAGATGTGA
- a CDS encoding excisionase family DNA-binding protein, translating to MHDAHVAASHVADPTLVLLTVEEAARRLSIGRTTCFHLIGSGQLESVPIGRLRRVPAEAVNDFLARLREAHRPTSTAA from the coding sequence ATGCACGACGCCCATGTCGCCGCCTCCCACGTGGCAGATCCAACGCTGGTGCTGCTGACGGTCGAAGAGGCCGCCCGTCGACTCTCCATCGGTCGGACCACGTGCTTTCACCTCATCGGCTCCGGACAACTGGAGTCCGTCCCCATCGGCCGTCTTCGCCGCGTGCCGGCGGAAGCCGTGAACGACTTCCTCGCACGGCTCCGCGAAGCGCACCGCCCTACCTCCACCGCTGCCTGA